GGTTCCTTCTGTATTAGTTCTATTTCTAGGCTAAAATGCCAGACTGAAGCAGAGACCATATGGTAACTAAAATGCAAGGCAGAGAGCACCTGAGTTTGAATATCATTTGGGACTTACTTCCTGTGACTGTGGCCTCGGCAACTGTCTTCCTGAATTTCacttttcttgtctataaaaagaTAATAGTAGCCACACAACCTTTATTTATTGTGAGGGAAACACATTGTAACGCAGTACTTTCCATCATGGTCTACTAAAATTttaaagggggagagacagacagacagacagagaaacagagagagacagaccgaGAAGGGGGGAGGGCTGCAAACAGGAGGCTTACCTATAAAGACTAATTCACATCAATACCCAGAATCAAATTCTGCTCCCAAATACACATGGTCAAATCTTAGATAGGGTCAGTTCAAACTCTAGAGTCTCATTACCAATATTAATATGTTATTTAacttttaaggtttttaaaaaattgttaaaagtCACAACAATTATTCAAACCAAAAATTGCAGTTATCAGCTCAAGCAGAAATAAATTTGAATTCTGGGTTCTGAGCAAAAAAAATTCCAGACATTTCCTCTAAGCTTTATGCTATAGCCAAAACAAGAAGTTCTTTTCTAACCTCTCCACCCTCCTTGCTTTGGTACTTTCCCTTATAATGCAAGGGCTGCTCTTGGGTCTTCTAGCCAATGATTGGCTCTGTGCCCCTGCAGGTGTCCTAATTTCATGCCTAAATCTGCCCTACAGCAGTTCTCCTGCAACAGAGACTGGGAATGCTGCTTAGAGAACTACATAAAGACTCCCTGGTTCCTACCCTCCGGGGCTCCAAAAACCTGATTGTTTATCCCCAAAGCCTCGTTTGACAAGGAAGGAGAGTTAAAGAATGGTTTTAAAGTGTAGAACAAATTAATGAAATGCAAGGGAAACAGGATAAGGAGAAAACCTCAGGATCTTGCCTTCAGGAAAGAGTAAAATCACTGGagagagttgttttggtttgtttttttaattgataatcTGGCATCACTTTCCCCATTAGCTCTACTCCTAAGGCGCGCAACATTTTTTCTGTTGTGTTTGCCTATCTGAGATTATTAGCTACTTAGTATGTTACAGAAACCAGTtgccttctgtttctttcttcttggAAGCTGTTGGTTTCCAGTAATAAGCATTTGCTTCTAGATAACTTTGGGTAAATCCATAGAACCAGTCACTTGCCAGGTTTGTTGGAGGAAAGTTACTTGTTGCAATTGCTAATAAGGAGTTTTCTGTCCATATTTGTGAGGTTGTCTTTTCTGTGTCACTCTGCTCTTGCTCTTCTTCTTGTGGGGGTGCTGCTTCTTGCCACAAataattccttttccattttgcttGTTCTTTTGCATTTTCATCCATTTCTTAAGAGTGTGATTATGGGGACTGACACAGAATTTTCGATGATGGACATGGAGgctgccagaaaaaaaaatggaagggaaggaggaggaagacttTTAGGAAACATAAATAACTGAAAACATACTGCAATGATTACTCATGTGCCCCCTTTTAAATATGTGTTCTCTAAGACCTGGTTTTATATAGCAAGGCTAAATCCAGAGCACAACTTATGTTGTGACTCTCTCCTGCCTAAGAATGGGACACAGGAATATAGGCAGGGAGAGGAGATGAAAAAAAGGCAGTTCTTTCTCAAGGCAACAGAAGATGAAGTGCAGGAAGTACAGGAGGAAGTGATGTTTTGGTTGGCACTTTGGGGTTGTTGATAGAAATGGAGTTTGGGggaggtttttttgggggggataccCAAACAGAGAGTTTGAGGAATGCTACAGTCATTTGGTTATTCAAATGCCATATAATAGCACCCCAGATCTTACAAAAGGGGATTCATGATTAGATGTAAGGATTTTtgtttaaagaaacaaaagtatCATAGTATCTTGCTGTAGTCTGACAGTCTAATATTTATTCTTCACAACAGATTTCCCTTCTTGGAGATCTCTGTAAACAGATCATGCAAATAGGTTTCAAGAAGGAGGTGGAGAAACAGAAAAGATGACTGAGATTTCTTGTTTcagatgctatttttttttcttggctcaGGCTCTCTCTTCATAGACAAGTAGATTTGGAATTGTAAGGGACCCAAGAAGTTACCTAgttcagccccctcattttagaaatgaggaaactggggatcAGGGAGATTAGTGACCTGTTCTATGGCACTTAGTGGTAAAGTCAGGATTTATGGCAAGCTCTGTGACTCCATATCCAGTATGCTTTCAACTGCACCAAATTGCTAGACATACTGCTGTGTCTTTGTTTGGCTGCTCTTAGAAAGCAAGACTAACCCTTACAGgagaataaaatatgtatttttcaatACCTTGGGGATACTGTAGCAGTTCAGAGGggcaggaggaaaagagagaagtggATGTTGAAGGGAAGCTAGCATGGAGATTTCAGTGAAGCTCTGTGCATTCCTAAGGATCATTAAAGTCACTTTCCCTTTGTCTTGGGCAGAGCTATCTTCTCCTAGCAACTTCAAATGTAAAGGTCCAAATTCTTACTCCTTCATCCAGACATTTGCTTAAGCTGAAGATGAGAATGGGAAGGCCATTGATAAGTGGAgactcattttttccttccaGGCTTAGGGAAGTAACTAGACTATATCCCAATGATTGTCTCAGTAATGTTGGGTAATTTCTCTGGCAGAACATTCTAATGTctgcttttagattttttttctgatgagtACAATGTATGTTGATGAATAAAGAATCATAATAGAGATGACAATATATTAAGACATTTTTGATTTGCTTTAATATTGTATGATACTTCATTGAAACTTACATGACAGCTGGTAGGTCACAAACTCCATCAGCTCTTTGAATGTGACATCTTTTCACTCTTGGTAAAAGTGTTCTAGAAATATGATGGGACACTTCTGTGCAACAGCTGGAAGCTACAGGGAGGATGgctaaaagaacaaaagaaggaaaatgttcAAACATTGCACCTCATATACCCCTTACCTGTTTCCAGTGGCAGTTTCCCTGAGTCTCATTTTTCCTCatgataaaatgaagggattagaataAAAATCAAAGGTACTTACCCTGGAGTACatgtacttttaaaaagtattttgctaactatttcagtataattggtttcctttgtaaaccCTGTGCACtttatttaatgttattttaaaatattattctgagaattcTAGATTTCATTAAGCTTTACCAGTGATCCataatgccaaaaaaaaaggttaagaatccttaaGCTAGACAATCattgaggtcttttccagctctaatgtCCTATGATTTGAATTCTAAAGATAGCAGAAAGATAGTGTCCATTTAACCCTTATCAAACAATTTATGCAACATATAATTGATCTCtgtccctcaaggaacttatagccTTTTGGATAATTTAATATGCACACATGGAAAATTAGATGCAATAAAGTACATTAGAAGAGaatcagggagcagctgggtgtctcagtggattgagagccagccccagagatgagaggtcctaggtacaaatctggcctcagtagctgtgtgaccctgggcaagttgcttaacccccattgcctggcccttaccactcttctgccttggaaccaatatatacactattgattctaagatggaaggcaaagatttaaaaaattaattaaaaaaaagaagagaatcaattaCTGGCTGTGTGAAAATCCCTTGTCCCTACAATAATTTCATGTTCATCCTTATAGAGTTTAGCCCTATTCTGCCACAGTCCTCACCATTCAACTACTCAACAGTGATCTCTTAAGCAGATACGATGTGTTTGGCACTGTGTTGGGCCATGGGAATACATAGACTACAAGGAAATAGTTCCTGTCCTAAAGAGATTTACACACGAGAGGGGGAAGTAACATGTACACCTatgtataaatttaaaatatagacaaaataaatacaagctaTTGACAAGGATAGTACAAGTGGCTTGGAGAGCTAGAAAGGCTTCATTTAGAATAGAAAATGGCACTTaaactgaattttgaagaaaacaagAGATTCTAGAAAGTGGAGGTGGAGGTAAGAAGGGATTTCATTACAGATGTTAGGGCAGCacaaaggcacagaaatgggaCATGTGTGAAGAAGAGTAAGGACAGCTTGTCTAAACTATAAAGAGTGTGACAACATGCCACGAAGTTTGGAAACAAGTTGTGAAGAGATTTAGATACCAAAGAGGGgttcatattttatcctagagaaaatCAGGAGCCACTATAAATATCTAGACAGTCTACCAAACTGAGTTCTGATTGggaaattcagagaaaataaatcagCAAGTCATTTTTCCAGCACCAGTCAGCATAGGGAGATAGAGAGGTTTGTGGTCAATGTGGACATGATATAACCAGAAACTCTTCACAGAGCACTGTAGGTCAGGGAGAAGCTATGCACCATGGTAAGAATAAGTCTCAAACATAGCACAGAAGGTTCTAAACTTGCGTAGGGCACGGGAACAGATGTCAACTGGTAGCTCTGTGGTTTATTACTAAGTTCTTGGTCAGAGATCCAGGGTGCTGTGTCTAGTAGTGATATTCCAGATTAAGAAGTAATTACAGGTCCTAGGCTATGTATTGAATGAGGATCAAATTTAGAATTCAGTAACTAGTGTGTGGTCCTGAACTCAGGCAGTTTCAGCATCAAACTCCTGTGAAGCCTGAAGTGGAATAACCAGGGCAAGAATCTCAGACCAAAGTAGAGACTGAAGCTCTGTCATTCCGAAACAGCACAATTTTCCAGCTGGCTAAGTGACCAAGTCCAACAGCAGTTCACTGGGTGTGCTCCATAGACCTAAACCCTGTTTGGGATCTTACAAAACTCAGATCAAGAGGGAAGAAATCAGATCTTTCCCTGGACCAGACCACAGAGAACACTGAAAAGCTGACTTCCAGCATGAGCTGTCCCTGAGAgactaaaatgactcaacacCCCCCAAGAAAGCCGTGTAGAACCAATCTAgacattccctccaaaatttgGAGAGCTCAGTCCTAATGTAAAGCCTAAAGTTAGAAAGTAATCCAGAAGAATAAATATGCAAAAAATAACCCCATCATAAAAAACTTATGTATATTCAAaacacaaacacagaagaaaatatctCCCCAAATCTACAAGCAAGACCTCAAGGAATAACACAACTTGGGCACAAATTCATCTGGAATCTCttgaaaagatgaaatagatgtcctaaaagtttgaatttttaaatataaattaaaaaggagtactagaagaaaaaattaggaaagaaatgagagatatagaagaaagaattagaaagggaattaGTAGCTTGCACAAGAGTTACAAAACTTTACCTAAGTAATGAAATCCATCAGCTTCCAGCTTCCCTAGTAGCAGGGATTAAAGTCATTAGCCACCATGCTTTCTTCCATCTCAAATTACCTATAATATTAGgaccatagaatcacagatttagagctagaaaggaatttagagatAACCTAATGGaattccatcattttacaaattaggaaactgaggccctgacttgcccagtgtcatacaaaTAGTGTATAGGATAGTCAGGGTTTTTGAACACAGGTTCTTTGGCTCCAAATACAGTGGTCTTCCCACAATAGTACACTGCTCTTTTTATAGGTTGTCTTCCTCCAGTTgactgtaagcttcttaaagTCAGgaacttttgtttttgtcttaagATACTAGCATGTAGTAGGcagtcagtaaatattttctGACTTTGAAGAAATCAAGTCTCTCAACATCTGTTTTGAGTGTTTTCAGAATTCTTTTGTGACCCCTAACTACAAGGCCAAGAAAAATTGGCAAA
This sequence is a window from Monodelphis domestica isolate mMonDom1 chromosome 3, mMonDom1.pri, whole genome shotgun sequence. Protein-coding genes within it:
- the CCL28 gene encoding C-C motif chemokine 28, translated to MTLALLGVGLSSFISPFTLWTPTYLERLASWKPAPRRRLEGRGMGLTGAALLAAGVLLVIQASEAILPVASSCCTEVSHHISRTLLPRVKRCHIQRADGVCDLPAVILHVHHRKFCVSPHNHTLKKWMKMQKNKQNGKGIICGKKQHPHKKKSKSRVTQKRQPHKYGQKTPY